The genomic DNA TCGCAGCCTGGTACGCCCCGCCCTGCACCGTGCTTTCCGTGGCCATGACCGCGATGCGGCCGTTGGTGTTGAGGGCGCAGCCTGCCCTGGCCCCCGGCCGCACCACGCCCACCACCGGAATGCCCGGATACGCTTCCGCCAGGTCCGGCAGCGCCGCCGCCGTGGCCGTGTTGCAGGCCACCACCAACAGCTTCACGCCCTGCGCCACCAGATGCCGCGAGCTTTGCAGCGCATAGCGCACCACCGATTCCCGGCTCTTGGTGCCGTACGGCAGCCGGGCCGTATCGCCCAAGTACCGGAAATCCTCGCCCGGCAGCAGTTCGCGCAACGCCCGCAATACCGTCAGCCCGCCCACACCGGAGTCGAACACCCCGATGGGCAGGCGGTTGTTGATCGTATTCATGGGCGTGGTCATTATGCCGGGCCCGCGGGGATGTCCAGTTGGGAGAGGAGGGAGAAGCCTTTATGCCTCGCCGCTTGAGGCACTTTCTTAGCCGAGCGGCAGAACCGTGAACACAGTTTTAAAAAATTCAAAATCAATTCAGAAGCTGCTCAAAGTAAGCTACGGCATCAAAGCCCTGCCCAGACAGGGCATACACAAAGATGAAGCAAGCAACCGACGCGACACCTAAAATTTTTTGTTTTTTGCCGGATGCACAAATTGCACAGGCAGCCAGATAAAAACCGGCAGCCACCGACACAAGCGTTATAATGTAGTTATAGTCCATGGTTACCCTCTATACTGGAGCCTTATGCAAAGCATTAAGGCGGTTATGAAGTAATTAGAGCATTTTGCTTTTGAAAATGCTCTGCAAGCCATGCGTCGGCATGGCTTGCCGCTAGCTTCGGCGTAGGCGCAATTCACTTGCGCCGTCAACGCCGGAGCGGGCGTCTTAAAAGCAATCTGCTTTAAGCTGACAATAACAAAGCAAGATGCACAATGCGCTCTGCATAGCCAGCTTGAGGCAAAATGCACAGTGGCGATATCGGGTACCGCGCGAAAATACTACGGCCTGAAGCGGCAAGCCTCGAATTCTGAATCGCCACCAACGGCGCAGGGGTTCGGTTGCCTACATGACCTTGATGCCGACGTCGTAGTACTTGCCAATCCCGGATTCGGCGCGGCGGAAGAACTTTTCGGCGCCGGGACTGTTCGTTCCCACCAAAAAGCTGCCCGTGTTCCTGAAGCCTGTGTCCTGCTTGCCGCCCTTGACCTGCAACGCAGACATTCTGCACGGAGCGTTAAACCTGCACGGAGCGTTCCACGGCGTGCAGCGCATGCCGTGAGTGAGGCTGGTGCCGCTGGACTGAATGGCTGGCAAGCCGGCCCATGGTCAGGGATGCACTTTTCCCTTGCTGAGCAGCTGCCTTCTTCACTACCCTGGCCTGGATCCGCAGCAAGGAGCCTTGACCATGATCGCGATGCACAATCTTGACATCTCGGGTCTTATTTCCAGGCCTGATCTCTCCAGGGAGGATCTCCTGGATTACATCGATACGTTCCCGGCCTTGCTCTGGCGTATCGAGATAGCCAGATCCAGAATCGAATTTCTCAACAGCCAGCACATCGCAGGTCTGGGCGACAGGACCGGCTTGTTCATGAAGAGTCCGGAATTCCGCACACTCATGGTCCTGCCCGAAGACCTCCACTTCCTGGAAGGCTTCATGGAGGCCATGAAAGAGGCCAAGGCCGCGGAATGCATCTTTCGCATCCGCGACCACGAAGGCGCGGTTCGCTGGCTCAAGCTGGTGGGATGGACTCATCCGAAGGATCTGCGCTACTACATGGGCCACCTTCTGGATGTCTCGGGCCGGGCCGAGGCCATCAAATCCATCATCGAGAAGGATGCCGAACTCCAGCTCATGATCGAGCTGGCCGACAACCCCGTCATCATCCTGGACTTCGACACGAAGCAGGTCGTGTCCCAGAACATGGCCGCCAGCCGCCTGTTCCTCTACAGCCCCGACGAATTTCGGAACCTGTTCCTCCAGGACCTCTACCATCGCGGCATGACCAACATGGTCCATCGGCTGCTCAACGAAATCATCTTTTCCAAGAAATGGGAAGGCAAGCTTCTCTTCGAGCGCAAGACGAACTCGGTCTTCACGGCCGAGACAAGCACGCGCTTCCTCATCTTCCGCGAGCGACGGCTGCTGCGTGTCTCCCTGACGAACATTACCGCATCCGAGCCACGACAGGAAAAGCGAAAGGGGCGTGGCAAAGACCAAGGCGGACACAAGGCGTTGCTTGGGCAAGACCTGCTCGCCAGGCTGGACGGTCTGAGCGATATGGACAGCATCCTGCGGGTCATGCTCGACCATCAGCTCCCGAACTTCAGCTTTGACGCCATCCTCTTCTCGGACATTCATGCCCGCAAAAACAGAGTCTATGTGTACGCTGCGGGACAACCCTTCGCGAGCATGGCCTGCGGTGAGATGTACTCGTACGAAGGAACCGTTGCTCAGGACATTGAGCGCTTCAAACTCGACTACCTGATTGTCGACGAGACCCTGGACAGCATCAAGGCCATAGACTGGGCCTTGTTCATCCCCAAGGGCATCCGCTCTTACTTTGCCAAACCCTTCTACCAGCGGGGAGTGCTCCGCTCGGTCATGATACTCTGCTCGCTGCACCCCAAGACCTTCCTCAACGAGGGCCTTTCCGAATACTCCATCCTGTTCGAGCCCTTCCAACGTGCTGTGCAGGCCTGGAGGTCTGCGCAGCGCTGCAGTCGCATGAAAGCCTGAGCCGTTCTCATCCTGCCTTCCCCCGATTGCTCGTAAGCGGCGTGATGCGCACAAGGGTTGCGATTGGTAGAACCACTTCGGCCTTACACATGGCCCTGTGGTTTGGGAAAGCCCATTTTGCGCCCATTAAAAATTTCTTCTTGCGATGCAAACTTTTATGGGCTTATTGGCTCATCCAAAGACTCTACCAGCGTTCCAGACATACTTTATGCGCTTAGCCATACAATTGGTAGAACCAATTTGGACGGAACATGGGCAAGGAAGACTTCATCCTTACGGATCTCGCAGGCAGAATTCGCAAGGGCAACTGGTTGATCGGCGACCGGCTCCCTCCCGAGCGCAGTCTTGCCTACATGCTCGGAACGAGCCGCAATACGGTCCGCGGTGTTCTGCGCACGCTCGCGGCAAAAGGTGTTCTGGACATCCGCAGGGGCAGCGGCTGCTACCTCCACTCAGTGCAAGGCCTAAGCACCATTACGGCCTGCGAGTCGCGCAACCAGGCCGAGGGCCAGCGTGAAGTCGTGGAAGCCTGCTTCACGCTCTATCCAGCCATCGCCGCGTTCTGTGCCGAACGCATCTCCGCCGCCGGCCTCACAGGCCTGGAAGAGTGCCTGTTCGCCTTGAGCAAGGCCATTTTTGCCGAGAACCCGGAAGCCGTCTGCGAGCAGATGGCGGTTTTCATGCGCAAGATCGCCGAAGGCACCGGCAACTCCGCCCTGATCCGCGCCGCAGAGAGCATCTGCCCAAGCCATCCAGTGCTGTTCGAATTCTTCTTCTCCAGCGAGGACTACGAGCGCGAGACCATCTTCGCGGGCCACGCCAAGATCCTGCAAAGCCTCAAACGCCACAAGGCGCAAGAGACCAGGCAGCGCATGGAGGAGCAT from Desulfocurvibacter africanus subsp. africanus DSM 2603 includes the following:
- a CDS encoding FadR/GntR family transcriptional regulator; protein product: MGKEDFILTDLAGRIRKGNWLIGDRLPPERSLAYMLGTSRNTVRGVLRTLAAKGVLDIRRGSGCYLHSVQGLSTITACESRNQAEGQREVVEACFTLYPAIAAFCAERISAAGLTGLEECLFALSKAIFAENPEAVCEQMAVFMRKIAEGTGNSALIRAAESICPSHPVLFEFFFSSEDYERETIFAGHAKILQSLKRHKAQETRQRMEEHILRMCLLLEKHGRIECSETLRKEIEAREVFA